Proteins co-encoded in one Salvia splendens isolate huo1 chromosome 4, SspV2, whole genome shotgun sequence genomic window:
- the LOC121801038 gene encoding zinc finger MYM-type protein 1-like — MSKRRKTHDSSSSPASSSLPSSTPASSTPLSSSPPSSSPASNSIGIVSPSDASVPLHEEELIYDIEKLHHDPIRRTDIMKYPPNDMDEDAAFCFVCYLFKNEVGHAGGDAFVNKGFKSWNKPERFIKHIGGVRSAHNIAYEKYVNLRDGKKKSILVSLDNVSDVINNEYNVRLKASISCLRYLLGQGMAFRGHREGEDSLNRGNFLELLKWLKAHNEVISKVTLENAPENCQLTSPTIQKDIINCCAKETMKRIVDDLGDDYFAILADESSDVSQKEQLLVCAMLKRKGERSAIMTLLVEHSLSPSKVRGQEYDEASNMKGEIHGLKTLIMKDTPSAYYVHCFAHQLQLTLVAISKKNDDCSWLFETVSILLNVIGVSCKRNELLREVQAQKVAQALEIGELESGSGFNQELSLKKPGDTHMKAHYSPHGRSKRFVQQVSYLHHFRVDVFIKVIDLLLQELDNRFDEVNMELLRCMACFNPKDGFSSFDKEKVLKLATFYPSDFSNIDLMDLECQLDIFIGDMRSDEDFQNLRDISSLLVKLVET; from the exons ATGTCCAAAAGGAGAAAAACCCATGATAGTTCAAGCTCTCCGGCTTCAAGCTCTCTACCTTCAAGCACTCCGGCTTCAAGCACTCCGCTTTCAAGCTCTCCACCTTCAAGCTCTCCGGCTTCAAATTCAATTGGTATTGTGTCTCCTTCAGATGCTAGTGTGCCATTACATGAGGAAGAATTGATTTATGATATCGAAAAACTTCATCATGATCCTATTAGAAGAACCGATATAATGAAATATCCTCCAAATGA TATGGATGAAGATGCAGCATTTTGTTTTGTATGCTACTTGTTCAAGAATGAAGTTGGACATGCGGGGGGTGATGCATTTGTGAATAAAGGATTTAAGTCGTGGAATAAGCCGGAACGATTTATAAAACATATTGGTGGAGTTAGAAGTGCTCATAATATTGCTTATGAAAAATATGTGAACTTGAGGGATGGCAAAAAGAAATCGATTTTGGTTTCTCTAGATAATGTTAGTGATGTGATTAACAACGAATATAATGTTCGCTTGAAGGCTTCAATTTCTTGTTTACGTTACCTATTGGGACAAGGCATGGCGTTTCGTGGTCACAGGGAAGGTGAAGATTCCCTTAATAGGGGAAATTTTCTTGAACTTTTAAAATGGTTGAAGGCACATAATGAAGTTATTTCAAAAGTGACTTTGGAAAATGCCCCTGAAAATTGTCAATTGACATCTCCAACTATTCAAAAAGACATCATCAATTGTTGTGCTAAAGAAACAATGAAGAGAATTGTGGATGATCTTGGTGATGACTACTTTGCTATATTAGCCGATGAATCTAGTGATGTGTCCCAAAAGGAACAACTGCTTGTTTGCGCTATGTTGAAAAGAAAAGGGGAAAG AAGTGCAATTATGACTTTACTTGTTGAACATTCATTAAGCCCATCCAAGGTTCGAGGGCAAGAATATGATGAGGCTAGTAACATGAAGGGTGAGATACATGGACTCAAGACTTTGATCATGAAAGATACTCCAAGCGCTTACTACGTACATTGCTTTGCCCACCAGCTTCAACTAACATTGGTAGCCATTTCAAAAAAGAACGATGATTGTAGTTGGCTTTTTGAAACTGTTAGTATTTTGTTGAATGTAATTGGAGTTTCTTGTAAGAGAAATGAATTGCTTCGCGAAGTTCAAGCACAAAAAGTTGCTCAAGCCTTGGAAATTGGTGAACTTGAATCGGGATCGGGGTTTAATCAAGAACTTAGTTTGAAGAAGCCTGGAGACACTC ATATGAAAGCTCACTATAGCCCCCATGGAAGATCAAAACGTTTTGTTCAACAAGTTTCATATCTTCATCATTTTCGTGTTGATGTGTTTATCAAAGTGATTGACTTATTACTTCAAGAACTTGATAATCGATTCGATGAAGTTAATATGGagttgctcagatgtatggctTGCTTCAATCCTAAAGATGGCTTCTCTTCTTTTGACAAGGAAAAGGTACTCAAACTTGCCACTTTTTATCCTTCCGATTTTTCAAACATTGATTTGATGGACCTTGAGTGCCAACTTGATATATTCATTGGAGATATGAGAAGTGATGAAGACTTTCAGAATTTGCGAGATATTAGTTCTCTTTTGGTGAAACTTGTTGAAACATAA